From Salvelinus fontinalis isolate EN_2023a chromosome 37, ASM2944872v1, whole genome shotgun sequence, the proteins below share one genomic window:
- the mtrf1l gene encoding peptide chain release factor 1-like, mitochondrial, which yields MAFTQAVKMHVGNVCGRSWMSSYQRGSTIMSQRQRDYGAVLCGRCPNSSQKLCPNSRAMHATQPLMITKLLSMDEIFARRSLQDYFKKMETEYRDSLTVVNMTEGQQDGEEELKVKRTRVSVLAPLIQYTRELQTKQQEFAETETLLKDDDPDMRDLAVLEREACQKAIQDVRQKILSLLIPEEESDMSDLVLEVTAGVGGQEAMLFTAEVFDMYQSFAAHQGWGFDILEYMKSEIGGLRHASASVSGPKSYKRMKFEAGVHRVQRVPKTEKQGRMHTSTMTVAVLPQPTEITFTINAKDLRIETKRASGAGGQHVNTTDSAVRIVHLPTGVVSECQQERSQLKNKEKAMKFLRAKLYSMRLEEETSKRYTARKVQIGTKGRSEKIRTYNFPQDRITDHRIGKTVHDVREFLVGEELLEEMNVALEEFSNQEILMDILGENDSDQ from the exons ATGGCATTTACTCAAGCAGTCAAAATGCACGTAGGGAACGTGTGTGGTCGGTCCTGGATGTCCTCTTACCAGAGGGGGTCTACTATCATGTCCCAAAGACAAAGAGATTACGGAGCGGTTCTATGCGGTAGATGTCCAAATTCGTCCCAAAAGCTTTGCCCAAATAGTAGAGCTATGCATGCAACTCAGCCATTGATGATTACGAAGTTACTGTCAATGGACGAGATCTTTGCCAGAAGATCACTACAGGACTACTTCAAGAAGATGGAGACAGAGTACAGAGATAGTCTGACAGTTGTCAACATGACAGAGGGACAGCAGGATGGTGAAGAGGAATTGAAAGTGAAGAGGACAAGAGTTTCTGTACTAGCCCCACTAATCCAGTACACCAGAGAGCTTCAGACAAAACAGCAGGAATTTGCTGAAACTGAAACATTACTGAAAG ATGACGACCCAGACATGCGTGACCTGGCAGTCCTTGAGAGGGAGGCTTGTCAGAAAGCGATTCAAGATGTTAGACaaaag ATCCTGTCCCTGTTGATCCCTGAGGAGGAGTCAGACATGAGTGACCTGGTCCTGGAGGTCACCGCAGGGGTCGGAGGTCAGGAGGCCATGCTCTTCACTGCAGAGGTCTTTGACATGTACCAGAGCTTTGCAGCACACCAGGGCTGGGGGTTTGACATCCTGGAGTACATGAAAAGTGAAATAG GTGGGTTACGGCATGCATCAGCCAGTGTCAGTGGTCCTAAGAGCTACAAGAGGATGAAGTTTGAGGCAGGTGTGCATCGCGTGCAGAGAGTCCCTAAGACTGAGAAACAGGGCCGAATGCACACCAGCACCATGACAGTGGCAGTGCTACCCCAGCCCACAGAG ATCACTTTCACAATTAATGCGAAAGACTTGAGGATTGAAACCAAGAGGGCGAGTGGAGCCGGGGGCCAGCATGTCAACACCACAGACAGCGCAGTGCGAATAGTTCATCTACCGACAG GTGTGGTATCAGAATGCCAGCAGGAAAGATCCCAGCTGAAAAATAAGGAAAAGGCCATGAAGTTTCTACGTGCCAAACTCTATAGTATGAGGCTGGAAGAAGAGACCAGTAAGCGATATACTGCACGGAAAGTCCAG ATTGGTACCAAAGGTAGATCTGAGAAAATCAGGACCTACAACTTTCCCCAGGACCGAATCACAGATCATCGGATTGGGAAAACAGTGCATGATGTCAGGGAATTTCTTGTGGGCGAAGAACTTCTAGAGGAAATGAATGTGGCACTAGAGGAGTTCTCTAACCAGGAGATTCTCATGGACATTCTTGGAGAAAATGACTCTGATCAATAA
- the fbxo5 gene encoding F-box only protein 5 produces MKYPSNYEEPRFSCDMEKHVTYKESGLKTSPLKECVQVVAKSQLSPCITTVANFCLKDDVKGVHNKENNQHNVDLDEVNLGCEAFEDSGFLSLQNSQIEDFDNIKELEKSPGQDIFSPSTPLADYHNKAKHTVSKLPILKFQHAVCQELANSFKRTQSYDWSVISRIAKDSGLERVIGGHVGLECMDVLKALLERDMKHILTRILRLLGDVDLISCRKVSKTWRKVICQDKSALCRCDQAKERLGDSRTSAGLENVGSLTRDAALSRVVMSCMQRVASTPIQKSTYRMRSQREGTQTLCCSQQSRFREYQEAASLLKQHESLKPCKRCGSPAKHNADAMRATCTRLSCAFDFCTLCQGPFHGSSACQTGLARVPSSSRANPILIGSARSKRNVRRL; encoded by the exons atgaaatatccgTCCAACTACGAGGAACCCCGATTTTCATGCGACATGGAGAAACATGTCACATACAAGGAGTCTGGCCTGAAAACCTCACCACTAAAGGAATGCGTCCAAGTAGTAGCCAAATCACAGCTCTCACCATGTATCACCACAGTTGCTAACTTTTGCCTCAAGGATGATGTGAAAGGTGTTCACAATAAGGAGAATAACCAACATAATGTGGACCTTGACGAGGTGAATCTAGGCTGTGAAGCATTCGAGGACAGCGGTTTCCTGTCTTTACAGAACAGCCAGATAGAGGACTTTGATAACATAAAGGAACTAGAGAAGTCTCCAGGACAGGATATATTCTCCCCGAGTACTCCACTTGCTGATTATCACAACAAGGCTAAGCATACTGTCTCAAAACTCCCCATACTGAAGTTTCAACACGCTGTATGCCAAGAACTCGCCAACAGTTTCAAGAGGACCCAAAGCTATGACTGGTCTGTCATTAGCAGGATAGCAAAGGACTCCGGTCTTGAAAGGGTTATTGGTGGGCACGTGGGCCTTGAATGTATGGACGTTTTAAAAGCACTGCTGGAGAGGGACATGAAGCACATCCTCACACGGATCCTGCGTCTGCTAGGAGATGTAGACTTGATAAG CTGTAGAAAAGTGAGCAAGACCTGGAGAAAAGTAATCTGCCAAGACAAATCTGCACTCTGTAGATGCGACCAGGCTAAAGAGAGACTCGGG GACTCAAGAACCTCTGCAGGACTGGAGAATGTGGGCTCTTTGACGCGAGATGCAGCGCTGTCCCGGGTTGTGATGTCCTGTATGCAGAGAGTAGCTTCAACCCCTATCCAGAAGTCTACCTATAGGATGCGCTCCCAGAGAGAAGGCACACAGACGCTGTGCTGCTCCCAGCAATCTCGCTTCAGAGAATACCAAGAG GCTGCCAGTTTGCTGAAGCAGCACGAGTCGTTGAAACCCTGTAAACGCTGCGGCTCTCCTGCCAAGCACAACGCAGACGCTATGAGGGCCACCTGTACCCGCCTCAGCTGTGCCTTTGACTTCTGCACCCTGTGCCAGGGCCCTTTTCATGGCTCCTCAGCCTGCCAGACAGGGCTGGCCCGGGTGCCTAGCAGCTCCAGAGCTAACCCTATCCTCATCGGCAGCGCTCGCAGCAAGAGGAACGTCAGACGCCTGTGA